A genomic window from Salvia hispanica cultivar TCC Black 2014 chromosome 5, UniMelb_Shisp_WGS_1.0, whole genome shotgun sequence includes:
- the LOC125186763 gene encoding uncharacterized protein LOC125186763, which translates to MEGGSRFMMLWTTVDDNMYYHSFDELGLKDCNDRDLVLSGFKRNPEAFPIDVGFFCVGHTLFMVGGMTEYLEPTNGLWSALPPPYGSFSESWTVCPATMKVKRSVPILVQLHDGRIFICGGTNEQEGWAEIYDPKKGEFEGRNLPRMEYPAIPLRDDRIFIRGGICEREGWAEIYDSDNGEFDCPHPISCFQWTDQVVMVYYHHLLYSKRKFHKPCQPSLLSYNIAAQQWEIFADNLPPPLYDSGKRNLVYVGGNILFIIDFACTWFVYDLSSKKEAGEVLVKGKPRGERVPVKGAFYAGNKDIKSTSWVLYVFMPMPDNNCDLGYAKVEVVQGKGGDYFATFQIRGVLKVGPFYEIYIFAENDKKGKRSILFSLSLSEKKVQLKVDMAALESTSGENLKAKGISMEQKVSVLADKYKGDELSSIVYGGLLEWDQPLHRLRIEFQALVAGFVMKLMNRKETGGQRFRMLWTTVDDNMYYHSFNELGLKDCNDRDLVLSGFKRNPEAFPIDFGFFCVGDALFMVGGMTEYLQPTNGLWSALPPPDGSFSESWTLCPVTMKVKRSLPILVPLPDGRIFICGGTNEREGWAEIYDPKKGEFEGRNLPRMEYPATPLRDDRIFIRGGICEQEGWDDIYNSDNGEFDCPHPISCFQWTDQVVMVYYHHLLYTKRKFHKPCQPSLISYNIAQQQWEYFADNLPPPLYDSGERNLVYVGGDILFIIDFACTWFVYDLSSKKEAGEVLVKGKPRGERVPVKGAFYAGNKDIKSTSWVLYVFMPMPDNNCDLGYAKVEVIQGKGGDYFATFQIRGVLKVGPFYEIYIFADKDKKGKEKIEMIDK; encoded by the exons ATGGAGGGCGGTTCACGCTTCATGATGCTTTGGACTACCGTCGATGATAATATGTACTATCATAGTTTCGACGAGTTGGGTCTGAAGGATTGTAATGATCGAGATCTTGTATTATCcggatttaaaagaaatccggAAGCCTTTCCGATTGATGTTGGATTTTTCTGTGTGGGTCATACCTTGTTCATGGTTGGAGGCATGACGGAATATTTGGAACCAACAAACGGATTGTGGTCTGCACTGCCACCACCTTATGGTTCTTTTAGTGAGTCTTGGACTGTTTGCCCCGCTACTATGAAGGTAAAGCGATCCGTCCCCATTCTAGTCCAGTTGCATGATGGCAGGATATTCATTTGCGGAGGCACTAATGAACAAGAAGGTTGGGCTGAGATCTACGACCCAAAGAAAGGCGAGTTTGAGGGTAGGAACTTGCCTCGCATGGAATATCCTGCCATCCCGTTGAGGGATGACAGGATATTCATCCGCGGGGGCATTTGTGAACGAGAAGGTTGGGCTGAGATCTACGACTCGGATAATGGCGAGTTCGATTGTCCCCATCCAATCTCTTGCTTTCAGTGGACCGACCAAGTCGTTATGGTATACTATCACCACTTGCTCTACAGCAAAAGGAAATTTCATAAACCATGTCAACCATCTCTCCTCTCTTACAACATTGCTGCACAACAATGGGAAATTTTTGCGGACAACCTCCCTCCACCATTATATGACTCTGGAAAGAGGAACCTGGTCTATGTGGGGGGCAACATTCTATTCATTATCGACTTTGCATGTACTTGGTTCGTCTATGATCTGTCCTCCAAAAAGGAGGCAGGGGAAGTGTTGGTGAAGGGGAAGCCTAGGGGTGAGCGTGTGCCAGTGAAGGGAGCTTTCTATGCCGGCAACAAAGATATTAAAAGTACTAGTTGGGTCTTGTACGTATTCATGCCTATGCCCGATAACAACTGTGATCTTGGATATGCCAAGGTCGAAGTCGTCCAAGGCAAGGGCGGGGATTACTTTGCTACATTTCAAATCAGGGGTGTCCTGAAAGTCGGTCCCTTTTATGAGATTTATAT CTTTGCTGAGAACGACAAGAAAGGGAAAAGGAGTATcttgttttctctctctctatcagAGAAAAAGGTTCAGCTGAAG GTTGATATGGCAGCTCTGGAAAGCACGAGTGGTGAAAATCTTAAAGCTAAGGGAATTTCAATG GAGCAAAAAGTGAGTGTATTAGCTGACAAATACAAGGGTGATGAGTTGAGCAGCATAGTCTATGGAGGGCTGCTTGAGTGGGACCAACCGCTCCACCGCTTGCGGATTGAATTTCAAGCTCTAGTAGCT GGGTTTGTCATGAAGCTAATGAATCGAAAAGAAACg GGCGGTCAACGCTTTAGGATGCTTTGGACTACTGTCGATGATAATATGTACTATCATAGTTTCAACGAGTTGGGTCTGAAGGATTGTAATGATCGAGATCTTGTCTTATCcggatttaaaagaaatccggAAGCCTTTCCgattgattttggatttttctgTGTGGGTGATGCCTTGTTCATGGTTGGAGGCATGACGGAATATTTGCAACCAACAAACGGATTGTGGTCTGCGCTGCCACCACCTGATGGTTCTTTTAGTGAGTCTTGGACTCTTTGCCCCGTTACTATGAAGGTAAAGCGATCCCTCCCCATTCTAGTCCCGTTGCCTGATGGCAGGATATTCATCTGCGGAGGCACTAATGAACGAGAAGGTTGGGCTGAGATCTACGACCCAAAGAAAGGCGAGTTTGAGGGTAGAAACTTGCCTCGCATGGAATATCCTGCCACCCCGTTGAGGGATGACAGGATATTCATCCGCGGGGGCATTTGTGAACAAGAAGGTTGGGATGACATCTACAACTCGGATAATGGCGAGTTCGATTGTCCCCATCCAATCTCTTGCTTTCAGTGGACCGACCAAGTTGTTATGGTATACTATCACCACTTGCTCTACACCAAAAGGAAATTTCACAAACCATGTCAACCATCTCTCATCTCTTACAACATTGCTCAACAACAATGGGAATATTTTGCGGACAACCTCCCTCCACCATTATATGACTCTGGAGAGAGGAACCTGGTCTATGTGGGGGGTGACATTCTATTCATTATCGACTTTGCATGTACTTGGTTCGTCTATGATCTGTCCTCCAAAAAGGAGGCAGGGGAAGTGTTGGTGAAGGGGAAGCCTAGGGGTGAGCGTGTGCCAGTGAAGGGAGCTTTCTATGCCGGCAACAAAGATATTAAAAGTACTAGTTGGGTCTTGTACGTATTCATGCCTATGCCCGATAACAACTGTGATCTTGGATATGCCAAGGTCGAAGTCATCCAAGGCAAGGGCGGGGATTACTTTGCTACATTTCAAATCAGGGGTGTCCTGAAAGTCGGTCCCTTTTATGAGATTTATAT ATTTGCCGACAAGGACAAGAAAGGGAAAGAGAAGATAGAGATGATAGACAAGTGA
- the LOC125188026 gene encoding putative pentatricopeptide repeat-containing protein At3g25060, mitochondrial, whose protein sequence is MLLQKWSLKSLLLSCRSNASISKLHALMITSGLSINPPQLIAAYARTGAIHIAHKLFDNLPTRAVDSWNALIIAHSRLNTPSQVISLYREMISSRIRPDSSTFTVAIKACTTSLDLESGREIWRDAVECGYGGDVFVASSVLNLFVKCGEMDEAMRVFDGMGRRDVVSWSTVIAGLARSGRAGEALEVYRRMREDGLEGDGVVMLGLIQACASVGDLRIATSVHGYLVCRLFCVDDVVVETSLVDMYAKIGRLDLALIIFRRMRLRNVVSWSALISGYARNGNPGDALMLLVEMQSHGFEPDSASLVGALLACSDLGFSRPGLEIHGFVVRRGLQTDRAVETALVDTYAKCGSLPRARALFEKARARDGILYNAMIAGYGIHGRGEEALSVFRRMVVARTRPDHATFASLLSALSHSGMVDEGRYWFDAMIRDYKVEPMEKHYVSLVDLLARGGRVEEARGLVEDTGCEPGIAVWVALLSGCLNHNKILVGEFAAKKVLELKPNCPGIYTLVSNFFAAAKNWEEVSTVRRAMRAAGMKKVPGYSVAEVSGKLHAFRVEDKSHPEYEQILGILEEMEPKMRALGYVPKTEAVLHRVEDEEVKVKMLRNHSERLAIAFGILKTRPGTRLLITKNLRVCGDCHEAIKFMSIVAEREIVVRDAKRFHHFKNSSCSCSDYW, encoded by the coding sequence ATGCTCTTACAAAAATGGTCTCTAAAATCTCTTCTGTTGAGCTGCCGAAGCAATGCATCCATCTCCAAACTCCACGCATTGATGATCACATCAGGTTTATCCATCAACCCTCCGCAACTAATAGCAGCCTACGCTCGAACCGGCGCCATTCACATTGCCCACAAACTGTTCGACAATTTGCCAACCCGAGCCGTGGATTCTTGGAACGCCCTCATCATCGCCCATTCCCGCCTCAACACTCCATCTCAAGTCATCTCCCTCTACAGAGAGATGATCTCGTCGAGAATCCGGCCGGACAGCTCGACTTTCACGGTGGCCATCAAGGCCTGCACCACCTCACTGGACTTGGAATCGGGCCGAGAAATTTGGAGAGACGCCGTGGAATGCGGATACGGGGGCGATGTCTTCGTGGCCTCGTCCGTGCTGAATCTGTTTGTCAAGTGCGGGGAGATGGACGAGGCGATGAGGGTGTTTGATGGGATGGGGAGACGGGACGTTGTGTCGTGGAGCACGGTGATCGCGGGCTTGGCGAGGAGCGGTCGGGCGGGGGAGGCGCTGGAGGTGTATCGGAGGATGCGGGAGGACGGGTTGGAAGGGGACGGAGTGGTGATGCTCGGGTTGATACAGGCGTGTGCTAGCGTTGGGGATTTGAGAATTGCTACTTCTGTTCATGGATATTTGGTTTGTAGATTGTTTTgtgttgatgatgttgttgttgaGACTAGTCTTGTAGATATGTATGCCAAGATTGGGAGATTGGATTTAGCTTTGATCATTTTTAGGAGGATGAGATTAAGAAATGTGGTTTCTTGGAGTGCTTTGATCTCTGGTTATGCAAGAAATGGGAATCCTGGTGATGCTCTGATGCTTCTTGTTGAGATGCAGAGTCACGGGTTCGAGCCCGACTCGGCCTCGCTCGTGGGCGCGCTTCTCGCGTGCTCCGACCTCGGTTTCTCGAGGCCGGGGTTGGAGATCCACGGATTCGTCGTCCGGAGAGGGCTCCAGACGGATCGCGCCGTGGAAACCGCGCTCGTCGACACGTACGCGAAGTGCGGCTCGTTGCCCCGCGCCCGGGCGCTCTTTGAGAAGGCGCGTGCTCGCGACGGGATCCTCTACAACGCTATGATCGCGGGCTACGGGATCCACGGGCGAGGGGAGGAGGCGCTCTCGGTCTTCCGCCGGATGGTTGTGGCGCGGACGAGGCCGGATCATGCGACATTCGCGTCGCTTCTCTCAGCCCTGAGCCACTCCGGGATGGTCGACGAGGGGCGGTACTGGTTCGACGCCATGATCAGGGACTACAAGGTGGAGCCAATGGAGAAGCATTATGTTAGCTTGGTTGATCTTCTGGCTCGAGGCGGGAGAGTCGAGGAAGCTCGGGGTTTGGTTGAGGACACGGGATGCGAACCCGGGATCGCGGTCTGGGTTGCTCTTCTGTCTGGCTGTCTCAACCATAACAAGATTTTGGTGGGAGAATTTGCAGCCAAGAAAGTTCTAGAACTGAAACCAAATTGCCCTGGGATTTACACCCTTGTTTCAAACTTCTTTGCTGCAGCAAAGAATTGGGAAGAAGTATCTACGGTGAGGCGAGCGATGAGAGCTGCCGGGATGAAGAAGGTTCCGGGATACAGCGTGGCGGAAGTTTCTGGAAAGCTCCATGCTTTTCGGGTTGAGGACAAGAGCCACCCTGAGTATGAGCAGATTTTGGGGATTCTTGAGGAGATGGAGCCTAAGATGAGGGCTTTGGGGTATGTTCCGAAGACGGAGGCAGTGCTGCACCGCGTCGAGGATGAGGAGGTGAAGGTGAAGATGCTGCGTAACCACAGCGAGAGGCTGGCTATTGCGTTCGGGATTCTGAAGACTAGGCCGGGGACGAGGCTGTTGATCACGAAGAACCTGAGAGTCTGCGGGGATTGCCATGAGGCGATCAAGTTCATGTCGATTGTAGCGGAGAGAGAAATCGTTGTGAGGGATGCGAAGAGATTTCATCATTTCAAGAACAGTAGCTGTTCTTGTAGTGACTACTGGTAG